One genomic segment of Natrononativus amylolyticus includes these proteins:
- a CDS encoding Cdc6/Cdc18 family protein, protein MLTKGEVITDKMVFDEGWVPEDIKHRRSELSMFSTALKSGLEGFDCIITVYGPPGVGKTLSIKHVLEQLDTGTDDADAVYVNCWINNKPFDTLERILDGLDTTVDIHRQSTAQSTLYQRITDAIDRPCVIALDEVDRLKDKDLLYKLHAIDGVSIVTISNRPQDLFSRLDDRITSRFQGSTNIHFGEYSTGALTEILRDRVKAGVRDDAITRKQIEQIAAVCDDARTAIDALHKTVERADRDGRSVTDEDVQVAIETAGTTPRYSTEGLTEHERSLLVLIHAADTEISSSDLHEQYEHRWGDDALTKRQRRNILVKLQEYNYLEKTGNTRWTKYRSLLPEDETIV, encoded by the coding sequence ATGCTAACCAAGGGGGAGGTCATCACTGATAAAATGGTGTTTGACGAAGGGTGGGTTCCAGAGGACATCAAACATCGCCGATCGGAACTCAGCATGTTCTCGACAGCACTCAAATCCGGCCTTGAGGGATTTGACTGCATCATCACGGTGTATGGCCCGCCAGGGGTTGGGAAGACGCTCTCTATCAAACACGTCCTCGAGCAACTCGACACAGGAACTGACGATGCGGATGCGGTCTATGTGAACTGCTGGATCAACAACAAACCGTTCGATACACTCGAACGAATCCTTGATGGGCTCGATACCACCGTCGACATCCATCGCCAGTCAACTGCACAATCAACACTCTATCAGCGGATTACGGATGCAATCGATCGGCCATGCGTAATCGCGCTCGATGAGGTCGACCGGTTGAAGGACAAAGACTTACTGTACAAACTGCACGCGATTGACGGCGTCTCGATAGTGACGATTTCGAATCGTCCACAGGACCTCTTTTCACGACTCGACGACCGGATCACTTCTCGATTCCAGGGATCGACGAACATCCATTTTGGCGAATACTCGACAGGAGCACTCACCGAAATCCTTCGCGATCGCGTCAAGGCAGGTGTCCGAGACGACGCAATAACGCGAAAGCAAATCGAACAAATCGCTGCTGTATGCGACGATGCACGAACAGCAATTGACGCGCTTCATAAGACGGTTGAGCGTGCAGATCGCGATGGACGGTCAGTCACTGACGAAGACGTCCAGGTCGCAATCGAGACCGCGGGAACGACTCCGCGGTATTCAACTGAGGGACTTACTGAGCACGAACGCTCCCTTCTTGTACTGATTCACGCAGCTGACACCGAAATCTCGAGCAGCGACCTTCACGAGCAATACGAACATCGATGGGGCGATGATGCACTGACAAAACGTCAACGGCGGAACATCCTCGTCAAACTCCAGGAGTACAACTACCTCGAGAAGACCGGTAATACCCGCTGGACGAAATACCGGTCTCTCCTTCCAGAGGACGAAACGATTGTTTAG